The sequence ATAGCTTTTGTAGAGAAAAAAAACAGCATCGTGAATTATAAATCCGTGTGTATTCTGTTGTTTTTGAAGAGAGTTTGAAAATTCAGAATTCAGTGTGTATTTCTTTAATCTAATTTTTATGAAAATTTCATGTAGAGGTTTTAAAAAGGATATTTTTTTAGCGAGTTTATCAAAAGGTAATACCCCAGTTTTAATGGTGTAATTATTAATATCACTATAAAACTGCCAATTTAATTTCTTTTTAAATCCTGGAAAAGAATTTTTATTCGGAAAACCAAAAACAAATTTAATTCCTTGCTCCTGAGCCAAAATATATGTCTTTTTAGCTAACTCGGTAAAAAGACCTTTGCCCTGGTGTTTAGGATGAGTCATGGTATCACCAGATTGGGCAACCAGAATTTCCTTACCTTCAATTTGGGCCAATAATGGAAAAACGCCGTAATATCCGGCAGGTTCATCCGTTTTATTATCTAAAGCCAGAAACCCAATATATGCAGATCCAAAGGCAGCAGTATCAAATTTCTTTTTTAAAAAATCGACACTTACTTTAGAATTGAAACTTTCTCTATATAAAGAAACTAATTGAAAAAGGTTCTCTTCTGAAACTCTAACAAATTTGTAATTATCCATTTGGTTTTCTCTTCTATTTTTTTCCAAGTTTACACTTAATTCTAACACTAAAATTTATATGTTCAAAAATTTCAGTGATGTTTAAATAACCATAGCGTGTCCGCTACTTTAAAATCACTTTATATTCTACTTTTCAAAATTTGCAAGACTTCACTTTTTTTTCGTCTTGGTATTTCTACAAAAGTCTTATCCTCATGGTTAAAAAGCACGCATTACCCTTTGAATATGCTTCCACATAATTTAAGCTAATGTAGATACCTTTGCAAACTCTTATAAAAAACAGATCCGTTTATCAAACTTGCATTTTATCCGTTGAACGGTACTTTTTATTGTTGATTAAGAATTAATTTTGAAGTCAATTAGAACTTAACTATCAGAGATGCATGCAGAATAAGTGTTGCGATCTGGCAAAAAAAATTTTGCCCAAAAAACAAAAAAACCCTTCACGTTCTTATTGTGAGGGGTTTTACGTTTGTTATAGTTTTAAAAATTGTACAATCAGACTAACAATTCAGACACCATTGTTTCCTTCTCGGTTGGTACAAAAAAGAAATTTTGTTTGTCGGTCGAAATGAAAAGTGTATCGGTTTTTCTTAAACCTTTTGATTCTACTGCAAAAAATATGTATTTGTATTGAAGCATTATATCCTGAACTTCCTTTTCAATTCCACCGGTTATAATTTCGCACATAATAATAGGACGATGATTCTTCAACACATCAGCTGATCCTTCCAGCACCATATTCTCCGTACCCTCAGTATCCATCTTGATGAGATCAATCTTTTGTCCACTTTTTAAATGCTGTTTAAAAAAAGTATCGAGTCTTTCTGTTTTTACAGTTATCGACCTTAACTCCGAATCTAAAAGACGACCAGGGTATAAACTACTGTCTCCATTCAAATGAATATCGAGATCTTTAAACTTTGGATTGATACGGCTGTGAAAAACCGCTTCTCCGTCTGTATTACTAAGCGCGATGGAGTGTAATGTAATATCCTCAAAACCGTTCATCGCTGCATTTATTTCTGCAAATTTTTTAGTTCCCGGCAAAGGTTCAAAAGCATGCACAACTATCTTTTTATTGTAAAGCTTCGCTACAATTGAATAATATGCCAAATTAGCTCCAATATCAAAAAAACAGTCAGATTTTTTTGCCAGTGCTATGAAAATCGCAAGCTCGTCGTACTCAAATCCTTTTACTCCCCCCCAAAAAAGGACTCTCAACATAGGACTGGTAGGATTCGCATAACAAACCATTTTCTTCCCTTCAGGCATGTTCACCGTAATTTTGCCGTTAATGGCGAAATGAAACCTCGAAGGAATTATTTTTTTAAACGGTTTTAGTATGCTCCGTAAAATTAAATTTACAGAAGGATTGTGAATTATTGACATAAATTAAATTGAATAAGAAATTCTAAAATTAACGAATAGACATGGATTGTGTTTTTATCTTTCACATCAAATCCTTCCCTATATCCTTCCTGTAATATTTACCTTCGTATTTTATTTTTTCTGCAGTGATAAAGCTTTTTTTCACAGCGTCTTCAATACTTCTTCCAAAAGAAGTTATGGCAAACACCCGTCCACCATTGGTCAAAACGTCTTCGTTCGCCTGTTTTGTGCCGGAATGAAAAATCAAAGAGTCGCCTGCATCATTTAATCCTGTAACTGTTTTGCCTTTTTCAATATCCCCTGGATAACCGCCGCTAACCATGACTACGGTTGTAGCTATTTCTGAAAGCGTTTCGTATTCTTTTTCATGAAGGGTCTGAGTAGCCACTCCCTTCAACAGATCCAAAAGATCTGATTTAATTCTTGGAATTACGACCTCCGTCTCGGGATCTCCCATTCGGCAATTATATTCAATCACCGAAGGCTCTCCGTCACAGTTCATTAAACCAATAAAAATAAATCCTCTGTAATCAATATTCTCTTTGTTTAAACCTGCAATGGTTGGTTTCACCACTTTTTCTTCCACCTTTTTTATAAAAGCAGCATCTGCAAACGGCACCGGACTCACGGCCCCCATACCACCTGTATTTAAACCGGTATCGCCTTCCCCTATGCGTTTGTAATCTTTTGCCGCAGGTAAAATTTTGTAAGATTTACCATCGGTTAAAACAAAAACAGATAACTCAATGCCTTTCAAAAATTCTTCGATCACAACCTTATTGCTGGCCTCTCCGAATTTAGAATCCACTAACATGTTTTTTAATTCGCTTTTAGCTTCCTCTAAGGATTCTATGATCAATACACCCTTACCCGCCGCCAGCCCATCAGCTTTTAATACATAGGGCGATGGAAGTGTTTCAAGGAATGCGTAACCTTCTTCTACGTTGTTTTTTGTAAAAGTGGCGTAACGGGCAGTTGGAACACCATATTTAAACATGAATTGTTTACTGAAATCTTTACTTCCCTCTAATTGTGCCCCGTCTTTTTTCGGACCAATAACAGGAATATCTTTTAATACTTCGTCGTTTAAAAAGTAGTCGTGAATGCCTCTTACCAATGGATCTTCAGGACCAACCAGTACCAGGTCAATATCTTTTTCCCACACCAGGTTTTTTATAGCTTCAAAATCGTTTACACCAATAGCCACATTTGTACCACAATGCGCAGTACCTGCGTTACCCGGCGCTATATAAAGATTTTGTAGCTGCTTACTTTGAGCAATTTTCCATGCAAATGCATGTTCTCTGCCACCTGACCCTAAAATTAAAACGTTCATAGTATTAAAACTGCAAAAATAAAAAATCCCGAAGGATTTACCGGGATTTATATTTCTTAGACTTGAAAGTCTTATTTCCTTTTACCCGCGACTTGGCCCGGGAGGAATTCTGTCGGTCGAGTATACTGGCATTTTCATTTTTTCCTTTCGTGCGACTCCTTGTCAGCAAAAATTGGTTGGCCCTGTAAGCACTTTTTCGGGTTGAAGTTTTACTTTCCCAGGCAGGTTGTTTCTTTTTGAATAAACGTGCAAATCTGCTCCTTCTTCCATTGTTTCCGCGGGCAAAATCATCTGCATGGCCGTGACTTTTATACTGAGTCAGTATATGATTTCCTCTTTTTTTGGTTTTGACTTTTTTCTCGGTCTTTCTACCACCGGATTGGGCATAGTATTCGGTTCCAATAGCTGTTCCAGCTAAAATTAACAGTATGAAGACTAGTTTTTTCAAGGTGAATTATCAGTTATGGCAGAACTCCAGAATCTGTATAAGTTTTTGTGGGTTTAGGCTATCCTGCAAAGATACAAATAAAATAGCTCCGATATTGTTTTGCATGGTTAATAACATAGTTAGACTAAAAAATTAGCAAAGTTTAGTCTTTAGAGGTTAAAATAAAGTATACTTTTATTCGTTATATGACTTTGAAAGTGACTGTTTTACGAAGCAAATTTTTAGAACCGGCACATAATTTAAAGAATTCGGACCTGTTAATTGAAAAAAGTTCTATTCATATTTATCTTCCTTAGTTCCAGGTTAATTTCTCAGGTAAATGCCCCCAGTTTACGTTGTCTGGAGATTGTAGATTCCGGGAACGTTATCCTGACATGGATACCGGCGCAAGCTGACCCTTCAGGTTTTCACTCCTATGAAATTTACACGGCCCTTTCTAAAACGGGCCCCTTCAGCCTTGTACCTTCTACTCTCACCTCGATCAACACTAACACATTTTTACACGTACGGGCTGTAGCCTCAGCAACCATTCAGTTATGTTACTATTTCGTGGTCGCGAAATATGGAGCCAGTGGAACAACCAGTTCTCCAAATTCAGACACGTTAAATACAATTTTCTTAAATCCTATTGCTGCGATACCTGCTCTTAAATTAGATTTCGTGCACCTTCACTCGCCTAAATTACCCAGCAGTGCTGGTGGATATATCATAAATAAAGAATATCCATTGGGAACAACAAAAGTTTTAGCAGTTACTTCGGGTATAACTTATAGAGACACTATAGACGTATGCAGTGCGAAAATAAATTACCAGGTTATTTTACCTGACGCCAGTGGATGTCAGTCGAGATCGCAACTCATACGCGGGGAATACGAGGACACCAAAGACCCCGATGAGCCTTATATAGACTCAATAAGTGTTTTACCAAATGGCAATACAGTGCTCGCCTGGCAGGCCACCGTTGACAAAGATGTGGTGAAATATCCTATCCAATATGCCATACAAACTCAAACAGGTCCTAAAAACGTAAAGATAGATAGTACCATGGGAAGGAATAATACATTTTATGTATATACTACTACCACGGCAAATTTCGGGAGTGTGGGAATTTTTGCGCAGGCAAGAGACAGCTGCGATAAGGGAAGCACGGTTAATTACCAGGTGAGAACCATGTTTGTTGAGGCTAATTACAACCGTTGCGCTTATAAAACTTCTTTAAGATGGAACCGCTACATCTGGTCGGCAAAGGGTGGGGTTATTTTGGAGAGTCTCGGTAAATACAAAATTTATTATTCGGTTAATGGAAGTGACTTTACAGTTGTAGGTGAAACTACAGATACCAACTTTGTGCACTCGGATGTGGCGCCAGGTAAAAACATTTGTTATTTTATAAGAGTAGTTAATAAAAGTGCAACTGTAACATCAAGCTCTAACCGAACTTGTTTTTTCTCAGACCAGGTAAGCGCTCCAGCTTACATTTACCTTAAAACTGCAACGGTAGTAGACAAATCTTCTGTAGAGGTAAGAGTTTACCTGGATAATACTAAAAGCAGTCAGGGTATTACCATTCAGCGATCAGACGACGGACTTAATTATACCAATGTTGGGTATCTTCCGTTTACCGGACAAGCCCATTATTCATTTACTGATGCAAATGCTCAGCCATCTCAAAAAAGCTATTATTACAAATGTTGGGTAGTAGACAGCTGCGGAAACACAAGAAATCCCAGTAATACAGCCAAAACAATTTTATTGAAAGTTCACAGCGATGAAGATCAGATTTTCACGAAAAAACTCAGCTGGAGTGAATATGAAGGCTTTGGTGGTGCTGTAAGCGGCTACAATGTTTACAGAATTATAAATGATGATTTAAATGGCGCTCTGATTGGAAGCACTGACGCATTAACAACAACCTACACCGATGACATTGAAGCTGCTGCTTCCCAGGGAGCTAAAATTGAATACCAGGTTCAGGCAGTAGAAGGGATAGGAAATCCCTACGGGATCTTTGAAAATAGCAGTTCTAACGCTGTGCCTGTTTTTATGGAGGGAAATCTTTATGTTCCCAATGCCTTTGCCCCTTCAGGCGTAAACAAGATATGGTTACCCGTTGCCTACTTTATAGAAAAAACAGAGTACCATGTGAGTGTGTTTAACCGCTGGGGCAAAAAAGTTTTTGAAGCCAACGACAATTTAACGGGCTGGGATGGTTCTGATTGCATTTCTGATGTATATGTTTATCTCATAGATTATAAAAACGCCCGCGGAGAATATTTGCAGGTTAAAGGCACCGTTATGCTCCTTCGTTAATTAATAAAAAAGTAACGTTTAAAACTATTTCACGTTATTTAAAAGGGATTAAATTTCTACCCGTACATTTAAAAGATCATGCGTCTTCTGTATTCAACCTTTTTTGTTTTCACACTTCTTCTTGCAAGCGCTCAAAAAAAAGCTGCGCCCAAACCTGTACGCATACTATTTGTATTTGATGCAAGTAAAAGTATGATTGCCAAATACGAAAACATGACCCGCATGGATGGGGCAAAAAATCTTTTTTACAAGTTCGTAGATAGTTTGGGTAAGGATAAAACAATGCAGTTCGCTTTGAGAATGTATGGTCATACTGTGAAATATCCTCCAGGAGATTGTAAGGATAGTAAACTTATCGTGCCATTCGGACCAAACAATCTCGCCTTAATAAAACAAAAGGTAAGTGAAGCCAAACCAACAGGAATAACACCTATAGAACATTCGTTGACCGAAGCAGCCAACGATTTTAAGGATAATAAAACAACAAATATAGTTATCATCATTACCGATGGGATTGAAGAATGCGGCGGCGATCCCTGCAAGGCAAGACAAAAATTAATGGAGAAAGGAATTGTCTTTAAACCTTTCATTATTGGCATTGGCCTGAGTCCTGAACAGATAAAAACTTTTGAATGCGTTGGTACTTTTTACGATTATGCCGATGAATCCACTTTCTCAACAATCTCTACTATTATTCAGCAGCAGAAAATGAACAAGACCACTGTTCAGGTTAATTTATTGGATCTTACTTCCAAACCTAAAGAAACAGACGTGAATATGACCTTTTACGATGTAGATCGCAAAACGTATAAATACAATTATATTCATACTATAAACTACCAGGGCAATCCAGATACGTTATATGTTGATGATTTTCCGACTTATAAAGTTATTGCTCATACCATTCCACCAACCGAAAGCAAGGAGATGAAATTAACTCCGGGCAAACACACTATCATTCCCATAGACGCACCGCAAGGATACCTGAGCATCAAAAGAAACGCCGGTGTGTATAATTACAACGATAAAGTAAAATGTATTGTGCGGAAATCGAACGAGATGACTACCATTAATGTGCAGCCATTAAACACTAACGAAAAATACATCGTAGGAAATTATGATCTTGAGATTTTAACCTTACCGCGCATAAATATCAGCCAAACCGCTATAGAACAATCTAAATCTAAAACAATCGATATACCCAATGCAGGCGTGTTACAGGTTAAATGCCTGGAGGCAGGAGACGGCAGCATTCTTATTAAAAGAAATGGTAAACTCGATTGGGTTTGCAACTTAAGCACTCAAACACTGCAAACCTATTACCTTCAACCAGGAAACTATGTAGCAACCTGGCGCGCCAAAACCTTAAGGGGAAGTATTTATACCATAGAGAAAAAATTCACCATTACTTCCGATAATCAAACAGTTGTAGAGTTTTACAAATAAAGCTTCTGATCTTTCTATCTCTCAACTATTCTTAATTTTTAGGCTAACCTAAATTATTATTTAGAGTTATAAAAATTATAGTACCTTTGGCGTATGGAAATTTCACTCACCGAGGAAAATTACATCAAAGCAATTTTTTCTTTGAACCAGTCAAATGAAGGTTCAGGGGTAACTACGAATGCTCTTTCTGCTCATTTAAATAATAAAGCAGGTTCGGTAACGGATATGCTGAAACGTCTTGCTGAAAAAAAATTAATCAATTATGAAAAATACCAGGGTGTATTTTTAACCACAAAGGGCGAAAAAACTGCTTTGGATATTGTTCGTAAACACCGTCTTTGGGAAGTGTTTCTCATGGAAAAACTAAAATTCAAATGGGACGAGGTGCACGATATAGCGGAACAACTTGAACATATTAAAAGCGACGATTTGATTGATCGCCTCGATGTTTTTCTTGGCAAACCTAAATTTGATCCCCATGGTGATCCAATACCAGACGCGAAAGGCCATCTCAACAATATCAGAGCAAAACCACTAAGCACTTTCAACAGTAAAGGAATTTTTATTTTTATGGGGGTCTCCGAACATTCTAAATCTTTTCTGCAACACCTCACCTCTATTGGTCTTAAAATTGGAGACATGATAAAAGTAGAAGAGATCAATGAATTTGACAATTCTCTTAAGGTAAAAATTAATAAAAGCAGCAGCCAATTTTTTAGTAATAAGGTGAGCTCAAATATTTTAGTGGAAGTAAAAAAATGAGTAAGTCGCTGGAAGAAGTAAATTCGAGTGTTAACACACAAAACATAAGTCCATTCCGAAGACTCCTGGCTTTCTTTGGTCCTGCTTACATGATTAGCGTAGGCTATATGGATCCCGGCAACTGGGCCACAGACATTGCAGGTGGAAGTAAATTTGGTTACAGCTTATTATGGGTTTTGGTAATGAGTAACATCATTGCACTTTTACTTCAGAGTCATTGCGTAAGATTAGGAGTGGTTACAGGTAAAGACCTCGCGCAAACTTCCCGTGAAAACTATCCGCGTTTCGTAAATCTCTTTCTTTATGGCTTGGCCGAAGTTGCAATTGCTGCCTGCGACCTGGCGGAAGTAATTGGAATGGCTATTGGATTACATTTATTATTTCCAGGCATCTCCATTTTAATGGGCGTTTGCATTACGGTTTTCGATAGTTTTATTCTTCTTTTTTTATTGAACAAAGGCATTCGTAAACTTGAAGCTTTTATTATAAGTCTTGTCGCACTTATTGGTGTGTCATTTTTTATACAATTAGTAATTGCCAAGCCCGACATTGCAGAGATTGCTTCCGGGTTAAAACCTTTTATCGCTAACCAGGAGGCTTTGTACATTGCTATTGGAATTATTGGCGCCACTGTTATGCCTCATAACTTATACCTGCACAGTTCGCTTGTGCAAACCCGCGCGTTTAAACGAACACCCGTAGAAATTAAAAAGGCCATTCGTTTTAATACTATTGATAGTACTATTGCATTAAACCTTGCGCTTTTTGTGAACGCGGCCATACTAATTCTTGCTGCCACCACCTTCCATAAAAATGGAAAACAGGATGTAATGGAAATACAAGATGCCCATCAACTTTTAGCTCCGATGTTGGGAAGTGCTCTTGCCCCTATTTTATTTGCAGTGGCGTTAATTGCTGCAGGACAAAGTTCTACTATTACCGGAACTCTGGCGGGACAGGTGGTGATGGAGGGTTATTTGAATTTACGTTTGCAACCCTGGATCAGAAGATTATTAACGCGTTTAATTGCAATCGTCCCTGCATTTCTAACCATCTGGCTTTTAGGCGATGATGCTACAGGAAAACTTTTAATCTTCAGCCAGGTGATTTTGAGTCTGCAACTGGGCTTTGCCATTATTCCTCTCATTCATTTCGTGAGCGACAAAAGTAAAATGGGAGAATTTGTTATTCCAAACTGGCAGAAAGTTGCTTCGTGGATAGCAGCTCTTACCATTATTGTACTCAACATTAATTTAGTTTATAATGAAATTGCTGATTTGATTACAACAAGCTCCAATTCAATCCTGGTGAGTTTTACTATAGTTCCGTTCTGCGTATTTTGTTTTATCATGCTTCTTTACATTTTGATAATTCCTTTTATTACAAAAAACAGGCACAATGTCGACAAGGGATTTCATGAAGACTTTAAACCTCTTGTTATTGACTCAGTTACCGGATTTAACCGCATAGCTGTGACGGTAGATTTTGGAAGCAGTGACAATAAAGCCATTAACAAAGCACTTCAACTTGGAAATGACAGTTCGACATTAATTTTAATCCACGTATTGGAAAGCGCGAACGCTATGGTTTATGGAGAAGATGCTTTTGATCACGAACGCGAAGAAGATTATCAAAAACTTTTAATGTATCAGCAACAGTTGAACTCACAAGGCATAAACACCGAAATTCATTTAGGCTTCGGTAATCCAAAAACAGCTATTCCCGAGATGATTATAAAGAATCATTGTGGCAGCGTTGTGATGGGTACGCATGGACATAAAACCATTAAAGACATTTTACTGGGAACCACAATTGAAGGAGTGCGACACGCCATCAAAGTTCCTTTGGTACTGGTTTAGATTTCTAAAAAATTTCCTGTAACAATTTTTCGACATTGCCCCTATTATCAAAACCAGAAACCGCATCTGACCTTTCCTTTATCAGGTTTTCCGAAAAGTTTATGGTAAAAGAAGCTTGAATCGCCTGGATAAATTCTTTCGGAGAATTTGCTATCTGAAGTCCCTGGTTTGCTACTAATCCTGTTCCAGAAAGCATATGGTTGTTGCAGACAACAAAACGTCCCTTGAAAAGAACATTTAATAATTTAAGTTTGAGTCCGGTTGGCTGAGCTGTATAGAGTACATGAACCTGCGCATTCTGCAGAAGCTGTGTCATTTCTTCTTCAGGCGGACTTACAACCAACTTAATAAATGCGTATTTTCTTATCTCCGAAATTAAAAATTCAGGCGGATCGAGACCTGCAACTACAACAGGAACTTCCAGCTTTGAAAACACATTTTTAATTAACCAAAGAAGTGCTTCGTAGTTTTCTGAAATGCCCAGGTTTCCGTGAAAAAGAAGATAATCCCCTCTTCCCGCCTTTACCGTGAGTTCTGAATTTGGATGAAAGCTCGGCAAATAAACGGACTTCACTTTTGGATAGTTGATTTTGAAATAGTCGGTGTCTTTTTGATTAACGGCGAGAATTAAGTCCGCATACTTCAAAACGGCTTCAAATTTTTCAAGTTTCCAGGCTTCAATTTGCAGATAGATCTTTTTTACGAAACCTTTTTCGGTCTTTGAAAGCTCCCTGTAATAATCGTGTTCTATATTACTATGCCTGTATATTTTTTTTCGCTGCTTGAATCTCTCATCATTTAAAAGATAACAGGTGTGAAGCACTTCAAATAAAATCGGGTAATCATTCGAAAGCAAATTCCTCTCTAAATCGGCCGATTGACGGGATTTTACCGTGTAGGGAACCAAAGAAAAATTAGCGAAAATCCCTGTTTTACGTTCATAGTAATAAACTTTTTCGCAAAGACTTTTTAACTCTTGAGAAGGTTTTCTTCCATAAGCAAAACAATGAAGGTAAATTTTTACGCCTTGTTTTTTT is a genomic window of Sphingobacteriaceae bacterium containing:
- a CDS encoding von willebrand factor type a, with product MRLLYSTFFVFTLLLASAQKKAAPKPVRILFVFDASKSMIAKYENMTRMDGAKNLFYKFVDSLGKDKTMQFALRMYGHTVKYPPGDCKDSKLIVPFGPNNLALIKQKVSEAKPTGITPIEHSLTEAANDFKDNKTTNIVIIITDGIEECGGDPCKARQKLMEKGIVFKPFIIGIGLSPEQIKTFECVGTFYDYADESTFSTISTIIQQQKMNKTTVQVNLLDLTSKPKETDVNMTFYDVDRKTYKYNYIHTINYQGNPDTLYVDDFPTYKVIAHTIPPTESKEMKLTPGKHTIIPIDAPQGYLSIKRNAGVYNYNDKVKCIVRKSNEMTTINVQPLNTNEKYIVGNYDLEILTLPRINISQTAIEQSKSKTIDIPNAGVLQVKCLEAGDGSILIKRNGKLDWVCNLSTQTLQTYYLQPGNYVATWRAKTLRGSIYTIEKKFTITSDNQTVVEFYK
- a CDS encoding iron/manganese transporter, with the translated sequence MSKSLEEVNSSVNTQNISPFRRLLAFFGPAYMISVGYMDPGNWATDIAGGSKFGYSLLWVLVMSNIIALLLQSHCVRLGVVTGKDLAQTSRENYPRFVNLFLYGLAEVAIAACDLAEVIGMAIGLHLLFPGISILMGVCITVFDSFILLFLLNKGIRKLEAFIISLVALIGVSFFIQLVIAKPDIAEIASGLKPFIANQEALYIAIGIIGATVMPHNLYLHSSLVQTRAFKRTPVEIKKAIRFNTIDSTIALNLALFVNAAILILAATTFHKNGKQDVMEIQDAHQLLAPMLGSALAPILFAVALIAAGQSSTITGTLAGQVVMEGYLNLRLQPWIRRLLTRLIAIVPAFLTIWLLGDDATGKLLIFSQVILSLQLGFAIIPLIHFVSDKSKMGEFVIPNWQKVASWIAALTIIVLNINLVYNEIADLITTSSNSILVSFTIVPFCVFCFIMLLYILIIPFITKNRHNVDKGFHEDFKPLVIDSVTGFNRIAVTVDFGSSDNKAINKALQLGNDSSTLILIHVLESANAMVYGEDAFDHEREEDYQKLLMYQQQLNSQGINTEIHLGFGNPKTAIPEMIIKNHCGSVVMGTHGHKTIKDILLGTTIEGVRHAIKVPLVLV
- a CDS encoding iron-dependent repressor, which codes for MEISLTEENYIKAIFSLNQSNEGSGVTTNALSAHLNNKAGSVTDMLKRLAEKKLINYEKYQGVFLTTKGEKTALDIVRKHRLWEVFLMEKLKFKWDEVHDIAEQLEHIKSDDLIDRLDVFLGKPKFDPHGDPIPDAKGHLNNIRAKPLSTFNSKGIFIFMGVSEHSKSFLQHLTSIGLKIGDMIKVEEINEFDNSLKVKINKSSSQFFSNKVSSNILVEVKK
- a CDS encoding phosphoribosylamine--glycine ligase; its protein translation is MNVLILGSGGREHAFAWKIAQSKQLQNLYIAPGNAGTAHCGTNVAIGVNDFEAIKNLVWEKDIDLVLVGPEDPLVRGIHDYFLNDEVLKDIPVIGPKKDGAQLEGSKDFSKQFMFKYGVPTARYATFTKNNVEEGYAFLETLPSPYVLKADGLAAGKGVLIIESLEEAKSELKNMLVDSKFGEASNKVVIEEFLKGIELSVFVLTDGKSYKILPAAKDYKRIGEGDTGLNTGGMGAVSPVPFADAAFIKKVEEKVVKPTIAGLNKENIDYRGFIFIGLMNCDGEPSVIEYNCRMGDPETEVVIPRIKSDLLDLLKGVATQTLHEKEYETLSEIATTVVMVSGGYPGDIEKGKTVTGLNDAGDSLIFHSGTKQANEDVLTNGGRVFAITSFGRSIEDAVKKSFITAEKIKYEGKYYRKDIGKDLM
- a CDS encoding mannosyltransferase; protein product: MSYSLNIVSFDVPFPANYGGVIDVYYKLFWLKKQGVKIYLHCFAYGRKPSQELKSLCEKVYYYERKTGIFANFSLVPYTVKSRQSADLERNLLSNDYPILFEVLHTCYLLNDERFKQRKKIYRHSNIEHDYYRELSKTEKGFVKKIYLQIEAWKLEKFEAVLKYADLILAVNQKDTDYFKINYPKVKSVYLPSFHPNSELTVKAGRGDYLLFHGNLGISENYEALLWLIKNVFSKLEVPVVVAGLDPPEFLISEIRKYAFIKLVVSPPEEEMTQLLQNAQVHVLYTAQPTGLKLKLLNVLFKGRFVVCNNHMLSGTGLVANQGLQIANSPKEFIQAIQASFTINFSENLIKERSDAVSGFDNRGNVEKLLQEIF